One window of the Eucalyptus grandis isolate ANBG69807.140 chromosome 8, ASM1654582v1, whole genome shotgun sequence genome contains the following:
- the LOC104456289 gene encoding crocetin glucosyltransferase 3: MDSQSQSHGHIVMLPFMAHGHLIPFLALARRIRHQTPFVVTLAATPLNLQYLRSIISPYDADSRIHLHELPFRSSEHGLPPDTENTENLPINQIVALCHSSVSLAAPVERLISDITTEEGRPPLCVISDVVFGWSTDVARRLGTKSIAFTTCGAYGTMAYVSLWLHLPHRSTDAEEFSVPGFPERCRFHRSDLHRIIREADTTDQWSKFFQVQLKLSLASDGWLCNSVEEIEPLGLDLLRKYLKLPVWAVGPLVPSDLLQKSSPISPDSTLRSIQKRTGKALGVSLEKCLDFLNSHGPNSVLYISFGSQNTIGPGQMMQLAIGLESSGKPFIWVVRPPLGFDIKGEFRPEWLPPGFEDRMTRSKQGLLVWNWAPQLEILSHGSTGAFLSHCGWNSIVESLSQGVPIVGWPMGAEQAYNVKMMVQEMGVCVELTRGFESQIDAEAVKRVIELVMEEEGKGGEMKRRAYAAMLQMREAVKEGSDDDRGSSVKAMDDFVRTILGEPAKDTSSSSS, encoded by the coding sequence ATGGATTCTCAGTCTCAATCTCATGGCCACATAGTTATGCTACCTTTCATGGCCCATGGCCATCTCATCCCCTTCCTCGCCCTCGCCCGTCGCATCCGCCACCAAACCCCCTTCGTCGTCACTCTCGCCGCCACTCCTCTGAACCTCCAGTACCTCCGCTCCATCATCTCCCCCTACGACGCCGACTCCAGGATCCACCTCCATGAGCTCCCGTTCCGCAGCTCTGAACACGGCTTGCCCCCCGACACCGAGAACACCGAGAACTTGCCCATCAATCAGATCGTGGCGCTTTGCCATTCATCCGTGTCTCTCGCTGCTCCCGTGGAGCGCCTTATCTCCGACATAACCACTGAAGAGGGCCGGCCACCTCTTTGCGTGATCTCGGATGTGGTCTTTGGGTGGTCCACGGACGTCGCCAGGCGGCTCGGGACGAAGAGCATCGCCTTCACCACGTGTGGTGCATACGGCACTATGGCCTACGTCTCCCTCTGGCTTCACCTCCCGCACCGCTCCACCGATGCTGAGGAGTTCTCGGTGCCTGGATTTCCTGAACGGTGCAGGTTCCACCGCTCTGATCTCCACCGGATCATCCGAGAGGCAGACACTACCGACCAGTGGTCCAAGTTCTTTCAGGTTCAGCTCAAGCTCTCTTTGGCCTCGGATGGTTGGTTGTGCAATTCGGTTGAGGAAATTGAGCCTCTTGGGTTGGATCTGCTGAGGAAGTACTTGAAGCTCCCTGTTTGGGCCGTTGGTCCTTTAGTCCCTTCTGACTTGCTTCAAAAATCATCACCGATCTCTCCCGACTCAACATTAAGATCCATCCAAAAGCGTACGGGAAAAGCTCTAGGAGTGTCCCTAGAGAAATGCCTAGACTTCCTCAACTCACATGGTCCAAACTCTGTTTTGTACATTTCCTTTGGTTCTCAGAACACTATAGGTCCTGGCCAGATGATGCAATTAGCCATTGGATTGGAATCAAGTGGCAAGCCTTTCATTTGGGTCGTTAGGCCGCCGCTCGGTTTCGACATTAAAGGCGAGTTCCGACCCGAGTGGTTGCCGCCAGGGTTCGAGGACCGGATGACCAGGAGCAAGCAGGGTTTGCTGGTGTGGAATTGGGCACCACAATTGGAGATCCTATCGCACGGATCGACGGGGGCATTCCTGAGCCACTGTGGGTGGAACTCGATCGTGGAGAGCCTGAGCCAGGGGGTGCCGATCGTGGGGTGGCCCATGGGGGCCGAACAGGCGTACAACGTCAAGATGATGGTCCAGGAGATGGGGGTGTGCGTGGAGCTTACGCGTGGGTTCGAGAGCCAGATCGACGCTGAGGCAGTGAAGCGGGTAATCGAATTGGTGATGGAAGAGGAGGGAAAAGGAGGGGAGATGAAGAGGAGGGCCTATGCAGCGATGCTGCAAATGAGAGAAGCTGTGAAAGAAGGCAGTGATGATGACCGGGGGTCAAGCGTCAAGGCCATGGATGATTTTGTGAGGACCATTTTAGGTGAGCCTGCGAAGGATacatcatcctcttcctcttga
- the LOC104456294 gene encoding UDP-glycosyltransferase 92A1, whose amino-acid sequence MDYSQNQSQSHGHIVMLPFMAHGHLIPFLALARRIRHLTPFVVTLATTPLNLRYLRSTMSPDNDDSRIHLYELPFCSSDHGLPPDTENTENLPPDRIPALCHSSVSLTAPVERLISDITTEDGRPPLCVISDVFFGWSVDAVRRLGTKSITFTAGGAYGTLAYNSLWLHLPHRSTDVEEFSVPGFPERCRFHRSQLHRFIREADPTDEWSKFFQVQLKLSLASDGWFCNSVEEIEPLGFDLLRKYLKLPVWAIGPLVPSHMLQNSSPVSPKSRINSLQKHTGKVPGVSLEKCLDFLNSHRPNSVLYISFGSQNTISPSRMMQLAIGLESSGKPFIWVIRPPLGFNIKGEFRSEWLPPGFKDRVTRSKQGLLVWNWAPQLDILSHDSTGAFLSHCGWNSVMESLSQGVPILGWPMAAEQAYNAKMMVEEMGLCVELTRGVESQIDAEEVKRMIELVMEEEGKGGEMRKRANAVMGQMREAVKEGGDDEKGSSVKAMDEFVRTILGDSMNGSSSSP is encoded by the coding sequence ATGGATTATtctcaaaatcaatctcaatctcATGGCCACATAGTTATGCTACCTTTCATGGCACATGGCCATCTCATCCCCTTCCTCGCCCTAGCCCGCCGCATCCGCCACCTAACCCCCTTCGTCGTCACTCTTGCCACTACTCCTCTGAACCTCCGGTACCTCCGCTCCACCATGTCCCCGGACAACGACGACTCCAGAATCCACCTCTATGAGCTCCCATTCTGCAGCTCCGACCATGGCTTGCCCCCCGACACCGAGAACACCGAGAACTTGCCACCTGATCGGATTCCGGCGCTTTGCCATTCATCTGTGTCCCTCACTGCTCCTGTAGAGCGCCTCATCTCCGACATAACCACCGAAGATGGCCGGCCACCTCTTTGCGTGATCTCGGACGTGTTCTTCGGGTGGTCCGTGGACGCCGTCAGGAGGCTTGGGACGAAGAGCATCACCTTCACCGCAGGCGGCGCATATGGCACTCTGGCCTACAACTCCCTCTGGCTTCACCTCCCACACCGCTCGACTGATGTTGAGGAGTTCTCGGTGCCTGGATTTCCCGAACGGTGTCGGTTCCACCGCTCTCAGCTCCACCGGTTCATTCGAGAGGCAGACCCTACGGATGAGTGGTCCAAGTTCTTCCAGGTTCAGCTAAAGCTCTCTTTGGCCTCAGATGGTTGGTTTTGCAATTCAGTTGAGGAAATTGAGCCTCTTGGGTTTGATCTCTTGAGGAAGTACTTGAAGCTCCCTGTTTGGGCCATTGGTCCTTTAGTCCCTTCTCACATGCTTCAAAACTCATCACCGGTCTCCCCCAAATCAAGAATAAATTCCCTCCAAAAGCATACAGGAAAAGTTCCTGGAGTGTCCCTAGAGAAATGCCTGGACTTCCTCAATTCACATAGGCCAAACTCTGTTTTGTACATTTCCTTTGGTTCACAAAACACTATAAGTCCTAGCCGGATGATGCAACTAGCCATTGGATTGGAATCCAGTGGAAAGCCTTTCATTTGGGTCATTAGGCCGCCGCTTGGTTTCAACATTAAAGGTGAGTTCCGATCCGAGTGGTTGCCGCCGGGATTCAAAGACCGAGTGACCAGGAGCAAGCAGGGATTGCTAGTGTGGAATTGGGCACCTCAACTGGATATCCTCTCGCACGACTCAACAGGGGCATTCCTAAGccactgcgggtggaactcggTCATGGAGAGCTTGAGCCAAGGGGTACCCATCCTAGGGTGGCCAATGGCGGCCGAGCAGGCGTACAACGCCAAGATGATGGTCGAGGAGATGGGGTTGTGTGTGGAGCTTACGCGCGGGGTCGAGAGCCAGATCGATGCCGAGGAAGTGAAGCGGATGATAGAATTGGTGATGGAAGAGGAGGGAAAAGGAGGGGAGATGAGGAAGAGGGCTAATGCAGTGATGGGACAGATGAGGGAAGCGGTGAAAGAAGGGGGTGATGATGAGAAGGGGTCTAGTGTCAAGGCCATGGATGAATTCGTGAGGACCATTTTGGGTGACTCCATGAACGGTTCATCCTCATCCCCCTGA